A stretch of the Ctenopharyngodon idella isolate HZGC_01 chromosome 14, HZGC01, whole genome shotgun sequence genome encodes the following:
- the cnga2a gene encoding cyclic nucleotide gated channel subunit alpha 2a, with amino-acid sequence MTGQVLVESMDLSAHRLSVKTSVEDESERADSTLSRGQSICDDTSSELQRVATLEPRGLNSQNSFRGRGALSRLVSMVVTLRDWAHKSLQEEEERPDSFLERFRGPELQVAPSRISISRSDAHDGNSSAKTKKKSDVFILAPADDLYYRWLFVIATAVLYNWCFVVARACFDELQTRNFILWLVLDYLSDVIYILDTCVRLRTGFLEQGLLVKDLTKLRESYFHTLQFKLDLLSILPTDLAYIVIGIHVPELRFNRLMRFSRLFEFFDRTETRTNYPNIFRICILVLYILVIIHWNACIYFAISKSLGFGSDQWVYPNISDPEFGTLTRGYVYCLYWSTLTLTTIGEMPAPVRDEEYLFVVFDFLVGVLIFATIVGNVGAMISNMNATRTEFQAHIDAIKHYMQFRKVSKELEARVIKWFDYLWTNKKAIDEQDVLKNLPNKLRAEIAINVHLETLKKVRIFQDCEAGLLVELVLKLRPQVFSPGDYICRKGDIGKEMYIIKEGRLAVVADDGVTQYAHLTGGSCFGEISILNIKGSKMGNRRTANIRSIGYSDLFCLSKDDLMEAVMEYPDAKKVLEERGRQILLKEGLLEELEAGGMGEERVEDKVERLEASLEILQTRFARLLAEYTATQQRLKQRLAALECRTHHSGSGFLSDGNESTIDGDGTHSEVNIQL; translated from the exons ATGACCGGACAAGTGTTGGTGGAGAGCATGGATTTATCAGCCCACAGACTGTCTGTGAAGACTTCTGTTGAAGATGAGTCAGAGCGTGCCGATAGCACTCTCAGCCG TGGTCAGTCCATATGTGATGACACTTCATCAGAATTACAGCGAGTTGCCACCCTCGAACCACGTGGACTGAATTCACAGAACTCTTTTCGTGGCAGAGGGGCGCTTTCGAG GTTGGTGAGTATGGTGGTCACTCTTAGAGACTGGGCCCATAAGAGCCTTCAGGAAGAGGAAGAAAGGCCAGATTCTTTCTTAGAGCGCTTCAGAGGACCTGAACTTCAAGTTGCTCCCAGTCGGATAAGCATCAGTAGATCTGATGCTCATGATGGGAACAGCAGCGCCAAAACCAA AAAAAAGTCTGATGTTTTCATACTGGCACCCGCTGATGACCTGTACTACCGCTGGCTGTTTGTTATTGCCACAGCTGTATTGTACAACTGGTGCTTTGTGGTGGCTAG GGCCTGCTTTGATGAGCTTCAAACCAGGAACTTCATTCTGTGGCTGGTTTTGGATTATCTCTCTGATGTCATATATATCCTGGACACCTGTGTGAGACTGAGAACAG GTTTCCTTGAGCAGGGTCTTCTGGTGAAGGACCTTACCAAGTTAAGAGAAAGCTACTTTCATACTTTGCAGTTCAAGCTAGACCTGCTATCCATACTACCCACAGATCTAGCCTACATCGTCATTGGCATTCACGTACCAGAGCTGCGTTTCAATCGACTGATGCGCTTCTCACGCCTGTTTGAGTTCTTTGATCGCACCGAGACCCGCACAAATTACCCCAACATTTTCCGCATTTGCATCTTGGTGCTCTATATCCTAGTCATCATTCACTGGAATGCCTGCATTTACTTTGCCATCTCCAAGTCTCTGGGCTTTGGATCTGACCAGTGGGTCTACCCAAACATTTCTGACCCTGAGTTTGGGACACTCACACGAGGATACGTCTACTGCCTCTACTGGTCAACTCTCACGTTGACAACCATTGGGGAAATGCCGGCTCCGGTGCGGGATGAGGAGtatctttttgttgtttttgatttcCTTGTTGGTGTTCTCATTTTCGCCACCATTGTTGGTAATGTAGGAGCCATGATATCAAACATGAATGCCACACGGACTGAGTTCCAAGCTCACATCGACGCCATCAAACACTACATGCAGTTCAGAAAGGTCAGCAAAGAGCTAGAAGCTAGAGTCATCAAATGGTTTGACTACTTGTGGACCAACAAGAAAGCAATTGATGAGCAGGATGTCCTAAAAAATCTGCCCAACAAACTGCGGGCTGAGATTGCTATAAATGTGCACTTAGAAACGTTGAAGAAGGTCCGTATCTTCCAGGACTGTGAGGCAGGGCTTTTGGTGGAACTGGTGCTCAAGCTGCGGCCACAGGTCTTCAGCCCCGGAGACTACATCTGCCGAAAGGGAGACATAGGAAAAGAAATGTACATCATAAAAGAGGGTCGCCTTGCTGTTGTGGCTGATGACGGGGTGACCCAGTATGCACACTTGACGGGTGGCAGCTGTTTTGGTGAGATTAGCATCCTCAACATCAAAGGTAGCAAAATGGGTAACCGCCGCACAGCTAACATCCGTAGCATTGGCTACTCTGACCTCTTTTGTTTGTCAAAGGATGACCTGATGGAGGCTGTAATGGAGTATCCAGATGCTAAGAAAGTTCTGGAAGAGAGAGGAAGACAGATTCTTCTGAAAGAGGGTCTGCTGGAGGAGTTGGAGGCTGGTGGAATGGGAGAAGAACGGGTTGAGGATAAAGTGGAGAGGTTGGAAGCTTCTCTTGAAATACTTCAGACTCGGTTTGCTCGGTTACTGGCTGAGTACACAGCTACTCAACAGCGGCTAAAGCAGAGACTTGCAGCATTGGAATGTAGGACACATCACTCTGGCAGCGGATTCCTGTCAGATGGCAATGAAAGCACTATTGATGGTGATGGTACACACAGTGAGGTCAACATCCAACTCTGA